From a region of the Alnus glutinosa chromosome 1, dhAlnGlut1.1, whole genome shotgun sequence genome:
- the LOC133858811 gene encoding zinc finger BED domain-containing protein RICESLEEPER 2-like, with amino-acid sequence MSRATAKALCFDTYELEKKKLKNLLNRVHKVNITTDMWTSCQKISYMVVTCHFIDSEWRLNRRVLNFCNIPPPHSGHIIADALHKCFRDWGIENKIYSITVDNAKANDVAMRHLRDVFNMRKSLIIGGKLFHVRCCAHITNLLVQDGLGEISVIVDCVRDGIKYLVASEGRLIKFAEIAKNLQLSSKKLILDVPTRWNSTYLMLAAAIEFKEVFAMYGYNDRQFTWVPSHEDWAKVEVACQLLGVFNRVTKIVSGSDYPTSNLFLPEVWRMKDVITKKCVDENDFIRSMAQKMKSKFDKYWGECNLLMAIAAVLDPRFKLVLIRFCFPIIYREAEATKNIELVERTLNEIYSVYVDEYNSNLVEQNLQSNAQGLGCSSHSHSITEISESVEGGMEMYESFLKSANTVHHPIKSDLETYLEEGVYLPEKGLEFNALDWWKANTLKYRILSKVAKDILSTPITTVTSESTFSAGGRVIDPHRNSLSTETVQMLLCGADWVRSMYGLKKNSMVEQNEEQIALPEAN; translated from the exons ATGTCCCGGGCTACTGCTAAAGCTCTTTGCTTTGACACATATGaattggagaaaaagaaactaaaaaatttgttgaatCGGGTTCACAAAGTTAACATAACAACTGACATGTGGACTTCGtgtcaaaaaatttcttatatggTAGTGACATGTCATTTTATAGATTCTGAATGGCGGTTAAATAGGCGTGTGTTGAACTTCTGCAATATCCCGCCTCCACACTCCGGGCATATCATTGCTGATGCACTCCATAAATGTTTTAGAGATTGGGGTATTGAGAATAAAATTTATTCAATCACTGTAGACAATGCAAAGGCAAATGATGTAGCAATGAGGCACCTAAGAGATGTTTTTAATATGAGAAAATCATTGATTATTGGGGGAAAGCTGTTTCATGTGCGCTGTTGTGCTCATATAACTAATTTATTGGTTCAAGATGGCCTTGGTGAGATTAGTGTGATTGTTGATTGTGTCAGGGACGGTATTAAATATTTGGTAGCATCAGAGGGAAGATTAATTAAATTTGCTGAAATTGCAAAGAATTTGCAATTGTCTTCTAAGAAGTTGATTTTAGATGTACCTACTCGTTGGAATAGTACATATTTGATGTTAGCAGCTGCTATTGAGTTTAAAGAGGTCTTTGCTATGTATGGATACAATGATCGACAATTTACTTGGGTGCCATCTCATGAGGATTGGGCTAAAGTTGAAGTTGCGTGTCAACTCTTGGGAGTCTTCAACCGAGTAACAAAAATTGTATCAGGGAGTGACTATCCCACATCTAACTTGTTCCTTCCTGAGGTGTGGCGAATGAAAGATGTCATAACTAAGAAATGTGTGGATGAAAATGACTTCATTAGATCCATGGCACAAAAAATGAAATCCAAGTTTGATAAATATTGGGGTGAGTGCAATTTGTTGATGGCGATTGCTGCAGTCTTGGACCCAAGGTTTAAATTGGTGTTGATACGATTTTGCTTTCCTATAATCTATCGAGAGGCTGAAGCTACTAAGAATATTGAACTCGTTGAAAGAACTTTGAATGAGATATATAGTGTGTATGTTGATGAATATAATTCAAATCTTGTGGAACAGAATCTTCAAAGCAATGCTCAAGGTCTTGGATGCTCTTCACATAGTCATTCAATTACTGAAATTAGTGAAAGTGTTGAGGGTGGTATGGAAATGTATGAGTCATTCCTCAAAAGTGCTAATACGGTGCATCACCCTATTAAATCAGATTTAGAAACATATTTAGAGGAGGGTGTATACTTACCTGAAAAGGGTTTGGAATTTAATGCTTTGGATTGGTGGAAGGCAAATACCCTGAAGTATCGTATTTTGTCTAAAGTTGCCAAAGATATATTGTCAACACCAATTACCACTGTGACTTCGGAGTCTACATTTAGTGCTGGTGGAAGGGTTATTGATCCCCATCGAAATTCATTATCAACTGAGACGGTTCAGATGTTATTGTGTGGAGCTGATTGGGTTAGATCAATGTATGGACTTAAAAAGAACTCTATG GTTGAACAAAATGAAGAGCAGATAGCCTTGCCAGAGGCCAATTAG